The Meles meles chromosome 12, mMelMel3.1 paternal haplotype, whole genome shotgun sequence genome includes a window with the following:
- the ALKBH2 gene encoding DNA oxidative demethylase ALKBH2: MDRFLVKGALGGLLGKREREESREGLAGLRGDKESSRKRSRTETPGNAGPSAGPSWRHIRAEGLSCDYTVLFGKTEADKIFQELEQEVEYFTGALARVHVFGKWHSVPRKQATYGNPGLTYTFSGLTLSPKPWIPVLEHVRDRVSVVTGETFNFVLVNRYKDGCDHIGEHRDDERELAPGSPIASVSFGACRDFFFRHKDSRGKRPTRKVEVVRLQLAHGSLLMMNHPTNTHWYHSLPVRKKILAPRVNLTFRKILPAKK, translated from the exons ATGGACAGATTCCTGGTGAAGGGGGCGTTAGGGGGCCTTTTGGGAAAGAGGGAGcgagaggagagcagagaaggCCTAGCAGGACTGAGAGGAGACAAGGAGAGTAGCAGGAAACGGTCCAGGACAGAAACCCCGGGCAATGCGGGCCCCTCGGCCGGCCCCAGCTGGCGGCACATTCGAGCGGAGGGCCTGAGTTGTGATTACACAGTCCTGTTTGGCAAAACCGAAGCAGACAAGATTTTCCAGGAGCTGGAGCAAGAAGTGGAGTATTTTACGG GGGCGCTGGCCAGGGTCCACGTGTTCGGGAAGTGGCACAGCGTGCCCAGGAAGCAAGCGACCTATGGCAACCCGGGGCTGACCTACACGTTCTCGGGCCTCACTCTGTCTCCGAAGCCCTGGATCCCAGTTCTAGAGCACGTCCGGGATCGTGTTTCTGTGGTGACAGGAGAGACCTTCAACTTTGTGCTTGTCAACAG GTACAAGGATGGCTGTGACCACATCGGGGAGCACAGAGATGATGAACGAGAACTGGCTCCCGGGAGCCCCATAGCCTCTGTCTCCTTCGGGGCCTGCAGAGACTTCTTCTTCCGGCATAAGGATTCTCGGGGGAAAAGGCCCACCCGGAAGGTAGAGGTGGTCCGGCTTCAGCTGGCCCATGGGAGTTTGCTCATGATGAACCACCCAACCAACACTCACTGGTACCACAGTCTCCCCGTACGGAAGAAGATTCTAGCTCCACGGGTCAATCTGACATTCCGCAAAATTCTGCCCgctaaaaagtaa